Proteins from a genomic interval of Desulfurobacterium sp. TC5-1:
- a CDS encoding U32 family peptidase: MELLSPAGTLEKLKVAVDFGADAVYAGVKQFSLRERAGNFTIEELYEGIRYAHSKDKKVYITLNAFLRNNELETFKKTVDAVAKLNPDGFIVADIGALSIIRSRTDIPIHISTQANVTNIETVKAYRKLGASRIVLARELSLKEIEEIKKAVPEMEIEVFIHGAMCMAYSGRCLLSSYLTGRDPNRGSCVQSCRWKYYVVEENREGELYQIEEDRHGTYIFNSKDLCALPLLDKLYEIGVDSVKIEGRVKSAYYIAVTTAVYRRAIDLIKNDPSTFKKEIPKLLKELDKVSHRPYTTGFLGQEKELQHYPTSSYIRKYKFLALFKNGIWEVRNQFKEGDEVEIFYSSGKSVNVRIEKIKKLKGNQEITIDTAHPNFKIKIDFNIKIPLENLMLLRKKTE, encoded by the coding sequence ATGGAACTTTTATCACCGGCTGGAACTTTAGAAAAACTAAAAGTTGCCGTAGATTTTGGCGCTGATGCGGTATATGCAGGCGTAAAACAGTTCAGCTTAAGAGAGAGAGCAGGAAATTTCACGATAGAAGAACTATATGAAGGAATTAGATACGCCCACTCAAAAGATAAAAAAGTCTATATAACGCTCAACGCATTTTTACGAAACAACGAATTAGAAACCTTTAAAAAAACTGTTGACGCTGTGGCTAAACTTAACCCAGATGGATTTATTGTGGCAGATATCGGTGCACTTTCCATAATAAGAAGCAGAACAGACATTCCTATCCATATCAGCACACAGGCAAATGTAACAAATATAGAAACAGTAAAAGCATACCGGAAGCTTGGTGCCAGCAGAATAGTTCTCGCCCGAGAGCTATCACTCAAGGAAATAGAAGAAATTAAAAAAGCTGTACCGGAAATGGAAATAGAAGTATTTATCCACGGCGCAATGTGTATGGCATACTCAGGAAGATGTCTGCTTTCAAGTTATCTGACAGGAAGGGATCCCAACCGGGGAAGCTGCGTCCAGAGTTGCAGGTGGAAATATTATGTCGTTGAAGAAAATAGAGAAGGCGAACTATACCAAATTGAGGAAGACAGGCACGGCACGTACATTTTCAACTCTAAAGACCTGTGTGCACTTCCACTCCTTGACAAACTTTACGAAATAGGTGTTGACTCTGTAAAAATTGAAGGAAGGGTAAAAAGCGCATACTACATTGCTGTTACAACAGCAGTATATAGAAGGGCTATTGACCTTATAAAAAATGATCCATCAACATTTAAAAAAGAGATTCCTAAACTGCTAAAAGAATTAGATAAAGTGAGTCACAGACCTTATACAACGGGATTTTTGGGTCAGGAGAAAGAGCTCCAACACTACCCCACAAGTTCTTACATAAGAAAGTATAAGTTTTTAGCGCTCTTTAAAAATGGCATATGGGAAGTTAGAAACCAATTTAAAGAGGGTGATGAGGTCGAAATTTTTTACAGCAGTGGAAAATCTGTAAATGTGCGCATAGAAAAGATTAAAAAACTAAAAGGAAACCAAGAAATAACTATAGATACCGCTCATCCTAACTTCAAGATAAAGATAGATTTTAATATTAAAATACCTCTCGAAAATCTTATGCTGCTAAGAAAAAAAACAGAATAA
- a CDS encoding type IV pilus twitching motility protein PilT: MASIVDFLRELVERGGSDLHLSPGSPPRVRVSGDLIPMEEYEILLPNDTKKLIYSVLTDMQKKRLEEELELDFSFGIENLARFRGNAFYQRSALAGVFRLIPFEIPEFEKLGLPEVVKSFAHLDQGLVLVTGPTGSGKSTTLASLINIINETYPYHIITIEDPIEFVYEHKMSLVNQRELGSDTKSFANALRSALREDPDVILVGEMRDTETIAAALTAAETGHLVFGTLHTNSAIETINRIVDVFPADKQSQIRTQLSFSLQGIVAQKLLKRKDGKGRVAAAEVFIPTAAIRNLIRENKLHQIYSLMQTGQAETGMVTMNQSLAKLYLSGEITLETAKTVSPDVKELEALIKTYSG, encoded by the coding sequence ATGGCTTCAATAGTTGATTTTCTTAGGGAGCTTGTTGAGAGAGGTGGGTCGGATCTTCATCTTTCGCCCGGAAGTCCGCCAAGAGTGAGAGTTAGTGGTGACCTTATTCCAATGGAAGAGTATGAAATCCTTTTACCTAATGACACAAAAAAGTTGATATACAGTGTTCTTACCGATATGCAGAAGAAGCGTCTTGAAGAGGAGTTAGAGCTTGATTTTTCTTTTGGAATAGAAAATCTGGCACGATTTAGAGGAAATGCCTTTTATCAACGCTCTGCATTGGCTGGAGTATTTCGCTTAATTCCTTTTGAAATTCCTGAATTTGAGAAACTTGGTTTACCAGAGGTTGTAAAAAGTTTTGCACATCTTGATCAAGGATTGGTGCTCGTTACAGGTCCCACCGGTTCCGGTAAATCTACAACGCTTGCTTCTCTTATTAATATCATTAATGAAACTTATCCCTATCACATAATTACGATTGAGGATCCTATTGAATTTGTTTATGAGCATAAGATGTCTCTTGTGAATCAGAGAGAACTCGGAAGTGATACGAAGAGTTTTGCCAATGCACTTAGATCAGCACTTCGTGAAGATCCGGATGTCATCCTTGTAGGTGAGATGAGGGATACAGAAACTATTGCAGCTGCTCTAACTGCTGCGGAAACCGGACACCTTGTTTTTGGTACTTTGCATACCAATTCCGCGATAGAGACGATAAACCGTATAGTTGATGTTTTTCCAGCAGATAAGCAGTCTCAGATAAGGACTCAGCTTTCGTTTTCTCTCCAGGGTATAGTGGCTCAAAAACTCCTTAAGAGAAAAGATGGAAAAGGTAGAGTTGCTGCGGCGGAAGTCTTTATACCGACGGCGGCTATCAGAAATCTTATAAGAGAAAACAAACTTCATCAAATCTATTCGTTAATGCAGACTGGCCAAGCAGAGACAGGGATGGTAACGATGAATCAAAGTTTGGCTAAATTGTACCTTTCAGGAGAGATTACTCTTGAAACAGCAAAAACAGTTTCCCCTGATGTTAAAGAACTTGAAGCATTGATAAAAACTTATTCGGGATAG
- a CDS encoding sulfotransferase: MKCPPVIIVGMHRSGTSLLSRVLQKCGIFMGASRDPNNEPFFFLELNDWLLAQANATWDNPYNFRFIDDTFKEILVKAVKVNISSFKILKFLGVRRFLKYRKLDNLPFLWGWKDPRNSITLNIWSEIFPQAKIIHIYRNPVDVAESLRRRVLKNKNNFRWNYKQTIKAIFAIGKLNFVDSVRLQFLEEGVKLWEEYLKSIYDFEKRSGKGILHLKYEEFLENPIPTIESVLNWLNVSIDGDRIKKATSLVNASRSYAFLSNERLVEFYRNLKGKPLVRKLGYHNLC, encoded by the coding sequence ATGAAATGTCCGCCAGTTATTATTGTTGGGATGCATCGTTCGGGGACATCTTTACTTTCAAGAGTTCTTCAAAAATGTGGAATTTTTATGGGAGCGAGTCGAGATCCAAATAATGAACCTTTCTTTTTTCTTGAACTCAATGACTGGTTGTTGGCTCAAGCAAATGCTACATGGGATAATCCATACAATTTTAGATTCATAGATGATACATTCAAAGAAATTTTAGTAAAAGCAGTTAAAGTTAATATTTCCAGTTTTAAAATATTGAAATTTCTTGGTGTTCGCAGGTTTCTAAAGTATAGAAAATTAGACAATCTTCCTTTTCTCTGGGGATGGAAAGATCCAAGGAATAGTATTACTTTAAATATATGGTCAGAGATTTTCCCTCAAGCAAAAATAATTCATATATATCGTAATCCTGTAGATGTAGCTGAAAGTTTGAGAAGGAGAGTATTGAAGAATAAAAATAATTTTAGGTGGAATTACAAACAGACTATAAAAGCTATATTTGCTATAGGTAAATTGAATTTTGTTGATTCAGTTCGTTTGCAGTTTCTTGAAGAAGGTGTTAAGTTATGGGAGGAATATTTAAAATCGATATATGATTTTGAAAAACGCTCAGGCAAAGGAATCTTGCATCTAAAGTACGAGGAATTTTTGGAAAATCCTATTCCAACCATTGAAAGTGTTTTGAACTGGCTTAATGTTTCCATAGATGGGGATAGAATAAAGAAAGCGACTTCTCTTGTAAATGCTTCAAGAAGTTATGCTTTTTTATCGAATGAGCGTCTTGTAGAATTTTATAGAAACCTGAAGGGGAAACCATTAGTTAGAAAGTTGGGTTATCATAACCTGTGTTGA
- a CDS encoding flippase: protein MIIDRIVNLKHRFSEDQDLRELLKNSGIAFFLKVAGIIVGYSFTVIVTRHYGAEAWGVFSICLMFLQISGMFGRLGTDIALLRFTSEFMVSENKYLIPQVFRKILLLTLSVSSALSFILFLFAKYIAVEVFHDFTLIVPLKLVSAFVIPFVVLWITREAIRGLKKITIYMLLQQLGVFGLASLILVFSLMFLKTKHPYLIPILSYGISVVVFTFLALFLWRKYLKTFSLYVKPASNQISYKYILSVSLPLLFSSVLVFIMGWTDTFMIGIFKTTRDVGIYNVVLKLSTVISIVLFSINSIAAPKFAEFWGRKDLKGLARVARQSARLIFWTSLPILVVFVFFSKQILLIFGKDFIVASSALVILSLGQFVNAIVGSVGYILMMTGKERTMQNIIFGGAFINVVLNACLIPHYGINGAAIASAISLAFINIVPLFLVKKYYGFYTINII, encoded by the coding sequence ATGATTATCGATAGAATTGTTAATTTAAAGCATAGATTTTCTGAAGATCAGGATTTAAGGGAACTTTTGAAAAATTCAGGGATTGCTTTTTTCCTGAAAGTTGCTGGCATAATTGTTGGTTATTCTTTTACAGTTATTGTTACTCGCCATTACGGTGCTGAAGCATGGGGTGTTTTCTCTATATGTCTTATGTTTCTTCAAATATCGGGAATGTTTGGTCGTTTGGGAACAGACATAGCACTTTTGAGATTTACTTCTGAGTTTATGGTTTCAGAAAATAAATATTTAATACCTCAGGTTTTTAGAAAGATTTTGTTGTTGACTTTGAGTGTATCAAGTGCATTATCTTTTATTTTGTTTTTGTTTGCTAAATATATAGCAGTCGAAGTATTCCATGATTTTACTTTGATTGTACCTTTGAAATTGGTCTCCGCCTTTGTTATTCCTTTTGTAGTTTTATGGATTACAAGAGAGGCTATTAGGGGATTGAAAAAAATAACTATTTATATGTTACTTCAACAGCTTGGAGTTTTCGGTCTGGCCTCTCTTATTTTAGTTTTCTCTTTGATGTTTTTGAAAACAAAGCATCCTTATTTGATTCCAATTTTATCTTATGGTATATCTGTTGTTGTTTTTACTTTCTTAGCACTTTTTTTGTGGAGAAAGTATTTGAAAACATTTTCGCTCTATGTTAAACCAGCATCAAATCAGATTTCTTATAAATATATCTTATCGGTTTCTCTACCTCTTCTTTTTTCGAGCGTATTGGTTTTCATTATGGGATGGACGGATACTTTTATGATAGGAATTTTTAAAACCACCAGAGATGTAGGAATATATAATGTAGTTCTGAAACTTTCTACGGTAATTAGTATTGTTCTTTTTTCTATAAATTCAATTGCTGCTCCGAAGTTTGCAGAGTTTTGGGGGCGTAAAGATTTGAAGGGTCTTGCGAGAGTTGCAAGACAGTCTGCTCGACTAATCTTTTGGACGTCACTCCCGATATTGGTTGTTTTTGTTTTTTTCTCCAAGCAAATATTGTTAATTTTTGGTAAAGATTTTATTGTTGCTTCTTCTGCACTTGTTATTCTTTCTTTGGGGCAATTTGTTAATGCAATTGTTGGAAGTGTTGGCTACATTTTGATGATGACAGGGAAAGAGAGAACTATGCAAAATATTATATTTGGTGGTGCTTTTATAAATGTTGTTCTTAATGCTTGTTTAATTCCTCATTACGGGATAAACGGAGCTGCCATTGCCAGTGCGATAAGCCTTGCCTTTATCAATATTGTACCGCTTTTCCTTGTTAAGAAATATTATGGTTTTTATACCATAAATATAATTTAG
- a CDS encoding sulfite exporter TauE/SafE family protein: protein MLSHIVEAGIVLSVAGFLIGFLSGLLGKGGGMLFIPTFWVVFPFLGISESIVPKSAVATSLACMTVTSGTSAWQHIRKGFLKGKLFLFLVSGALPGVFLGSALTAKFLSPQMTKVLFAIFLIFMSIKLLKGSDSKKKKEKVNYRTVFLTGIASGFLAGLLGVGGGAVVTPMLYSFGDIPIKNAMATSTGVVFFNALFSSLNYIYYGWHRVSNPFFIGYIYVPALLFMIPGLYVGTRFGVKIMHRVHPDKLRKWFALFLLAVAVEVVVKVFNSVF from the coding sequence ATGCTTTCACATATTGTAGAGGCTGGAATTGTACTGTCTGTTGCAGGTTTTTTAATTGGTTTTCTTTCGGGTCTTTTAGGAAAGGGTGGGGGAATGTTATTTATACCTACATTTTGGGTTGTCTTCCCGTTCTTGGGTATTTCTGAAAGTATAGTTCCTAAATCTGCCGTTGCAACTTCTCTCGCCTGTATGACAGTAACTTCTGGAACATCTGCCTGGCAGCATATAAGAAAAGGCTTTTTAAAGGGAAAACTTTTCCTTTTTCTTGTTTCTGGGGCATTACCGGGTGTATTTTTGGGAAGTGCGTTAACGGCTAAGTTTCTGTCACCTCAGATGACAAAGGTGCTTTTTGCCATCTTTCTTATTTTTATGTCTATCAAGCTTTTGAAGGGTTCAGATAGCAAGAAAAAAAAGGAAAAAGTAAATTATAGGACGGTATTTTTAACGGGTATTGCTTCTGGGTTTCTTGCAGGGCTTCTTGGCGTGGGAGGTGGGGCTGTTGTTACTCCGATGCTTTATTCGTTTGGAGATATACCTATAAAAAATGCTATGGCGACTTCCACAGGTGTTGTTTTCTTTAATGCCCTCTTTTCGTCTCTCAATTATATTTACTATGGATGGCATCGCGTTAGTAATCCTTTTTTTATTGGTTATATCTACGTTCCTGCACTTCTTTTTATGATTCCAGGCCTTTATGTCGGAACCCGCTTTGGTGTAAAGATTATGCATAGAGTACATCCAGATAAGCTTAGGAAGTGGTTTGCCTTATTTTTACTGGCAGTTGCTGTAGAAGTTGTTGTAAAGGTTTTTAATTCTGTTTTTTAA
- a CDS encoding type II secretion system F family protein yields the protein MPVYSYKGKTIFGKVKRGKVTADNIDMAKNLIRNKGIVYIESVKEEKSSGLNMEINLSFMDRVKLKDIVLFTRQLYSMINAGIPLVSALRALEQQVSNRRLREIIKDVAKQVEEGGRFSAALAKHKDVFGDLYISMIKAAEEAGTLDTTLKRLAEYLEKIEHLRSKVKSAMFYPTFVLIIATIIVSGILIFVIPTFANIYKDLGGQLPTLTQIVINISNFLRDYIGWMIGLLVIFIIAFKQLLKIDKVRYYFDMFMLKIPIFGKLILKSSIANFARTLSSMVSSGINILKALDIAAETSNNKIIQEEIKKVKDQVERGISLAVALSRSKIFPPMLINMVAIGEDAGNLDEMLGKVADFYEEEVDTMVDGLTSLIEPLMMVFIGGVIGFIIIAMYLPIFNIGNLIK from the coding sequence ATGCCTGTTTACAGTTATAAAGGTAAGACAATTTTTGGGAAGGTTAAGAGAGGTAAAGTTACCGCTGATAATATTGATATGGCTAAAAATCTTATAAGAAACAAAGGAATAGTTTATATAGAGTCTGTCAAGGAAGAAAAATCTTCTGGTCTAAATATGGAAATTAATCTATCTTTTATGGATAGAGTTAAGCTGAAAGATATAGTATTGTTCACACGCCAGCTTTACTCTATGATAAATGCTGGTATTCCACTTGTCAGTGCTTTAAGAGCGCTTGAACAGCAAGTTTCTAATAGAAGGTTGAGAGAGATTATAAAAGATGTTGCAAAACAGGTGGAGGAAGGAGGTAGATTTTCTGCAGCTCTTGCAAAGCATAAAGATGTCTTTGGTGATCTTTACATAAGTATGATAAAGGCGGCAGAAGAGGCGGGTACTCTGGATACAACTTTAAAAAGGCTCGCAGAATATCTTGAAAAAATAGAGCATCTTCGTTCTAAAGTGAAAAGCGCGATGTTCTATCCTACGTTTGTTTTAATTATAGCTACAATAATTGTTTCCGGTATTTTGATTTTTGTTATTCCTACTTTTGCAAACATATATAAAGACCTTGGTGGTCAGCTTCCAACTTTAACGCAAATCGTTATAAATATTAGTAATTTTTTGAGGGATTATATAGGTTGGATGATTGGACTGTTAGTTATCTTTATAATTGCTTTTAAGCAACTTTTAAAGATAGATAAAGTTAGATATTATTTTGATATGTTTATGTTGAAAATACCAATTTTTGGTAAGCTTATTTTAAAAAGTTCAATTGCTAACTTTGCCAGGACGCTTTCTTCGATGGTTTCAAGTGGTATAAATATTCTTAAAGCTCTGGATATTGCTGCGGAAACATCTAACAACAAGATTATCCAGGAGGAAATAAAAAAAGTGAAAGATCAGGTGGAAAGGGGTATAAGTCTTGCTGTGGCTCTTTCCCGTAGCAAGATCTTTCCACCGATGCTTATAAACATGGTGGCTATCGGTGAAGATGCAGGTAACCTTGACGAAATGCTTGGCAAAGTAGCTGACTTTTATGAGGAAGAAGTAGATACGATGGTTGATGGTTTAACGTCTCTCATAGAACCTCTTATGATGGTATTTATAGGCGGAGTAATTGGCTTTATTATTATTGCGATGTATCTACCAATATTCAATATTGGGAATCTTATTAAGTAA
- a CDS encoding dolichyl-diphosphooligosaccharide--protein glycosyltransferase subunit STT3 produces MRNLRFVRLLLFLLIPIVVGLYVRFDDLSVWQARKSSFYYKDRPLFTSYDAFYFARWSEDYLEGKYKAGKVDPLRFVPDNYIVSKLSDSEIKKLKAYKAVYPEPIPLESFMGAVFAKLFHTHIENVAFYLTPILAVLFVIPLVIYMDEIGAPLAGFSGAVFGVISLMYLARTTVARFDTDSLNLFFPFLIAYFFHKILHTEGWKKYLFAILAGVSCQLFYWWYAHPDLVLIMFIVFIVGFIVLKRQFSKDDVKLFGFLFLAANPLIIYKGIMILADRVNTYILNFGKSAVQSGFPNVMQSISEAQRAPLRTIIATSTGNSIVFFVGLLFVFVLFFRKWREMLFLIPTFLLGLMSFKSGNRFVMYLAPFIGIGFGYFFDFLFDYFNEYVRDNNSLLNNSWSRLKEIVLLGLAVVISVLAFSVQSEAVKFVAVPKITPALEEAFLKLKEITPEDSWIWTWWDYGTAIQYLSRRAVYHDGQSQLSPKTYFVATTFSTPSSKEAYNTIAGISNVGITYVNKWLKEGKKPEEIKAEILSGRFSGRLKHPVYWIFTEDEIGKFAWINYFGTWNFELKKGVKNSITPLGVCVAVDKENVACGGIRINLRTGVVRAKGAVMLNKIALNVNGKYKELTFNPAGRFYLDLVNVQGRLLGFIMGQQPFYSMFNQMFILRHYDSRYFKLVYDDFPVMVAYRLVSK; encoded by the coding sequence ATGAGAAATTTAAGATTTGTAAGACTGCTGTTGTTTCTCCTTATTCCAATAGTAGTTGGTTTGTATGTTCGCTTTGATGATCTTTCTGTATGGCAAGCAAGAAAATCGAGCTTTTATTATAAAGATCGTCCCCTGTTTACAAGTTATGATGCTTTCTATTTTGCAAGATGGAGTGAAGATTATCTTGAGGGTAAGTATAAAGCGGGGAAAGTAGATCCTCTCAGGTTTGTCCCTGATAACTATATAGTTTCGAAGCTTTCAGATTCAGAGATAAAAAAATTGAAAGCTTATAAAGCAGTTTATCCTGAGCCGATACCTCTTGAGAGTTTTATGGGAGCCGTTTTTGCAAAACTTTTCCATACTCACATAGAAAATGTAGCTTTTTATCTTACGCCCATTCTTGCCGTTTTATTTGTGATTCCTCTTGTTATATATATGGATGAGATAGGTGCGCCTCTTGCGGGTTTTTCAGGTGCGGTTTTTGGCGTTATTTCTCTTATGTACTTGGCGAGGACAACAGTTGCAAGGTTTGATACCGATTCTCTGAATCTCTTTTTCCCCTTTTTGATAGCCTATTTTTTCCATAAAATTCTCCATACTGAAGGATGGAAAAAGTATCTTTTTGCAATTTTGGCCGGAGTATCTTGTCAATTATTCTACTGGTGGTATGCCCATCCAGATCTTGTACTTATTATGTTTATAGTATTTATAGTGGGTTTTATTGTGCTAAAGAGGCAATTTTCAAAAGATGATGTTAAACTTTTTGGTTTTTTATTTTTAGCGGCCAATCCTTTAATAATTTATAAAGGTATTATGATTCTTGCCGATAGGGTAAATACTTATATTCTTAATTTTGGCAAATCTGCTGTTCAGAGTGGATTCCCAAACGTTATGCAATCTATCAGTGAAGCTCAGAGAGCTCCATTAAGGACAATAATTGCTACGAGTACAGGAAATAGTATTGTGTTCTTTGTTGGATTATTATTTGTTTTCGTATTGTTCTTTAGAAAATGGCGGGAAATGCTTTTTCTTATTCCCACTTTTCTTCTTGGATTAATGTCTTTTAAAAGTGGTAATCGATTTGTTATGTATCTTGCACCCTTTATAGGTATTGGTTTTGGTTACTTCTTTGATTTTCTGTTTGATTACTTTAACGAATATGTTCGTGATAATAATTCCTTATTAAATAATAGTTGGAGTAGACTTAAAGAAATAGTACTTTTGGGTTTAGCAGTTGTTATATCTGTTTTGGCTTTTTCCGTTCAGTCTGAGGCAGTGAAGTTTGTAGCTGTTCCTAAGATAACTCCTGCACTTGAAGAAGCTTTTTTAAAATTAAAAGAGATTACACCTGAAGATTCCTGGATATGGACATGGTGGGATTATGGGACTGCCATTCAGTACCTTTCTCGCCGTGCAGTTTATCATGATGGTCAGTCTCAGCTTTCACCAAAAACATACTTTGTGGCAACGACGTTTTCAACTCCTTCATCAAAGGAGGCTTATAATACGATAGCCGGTATTTCAAATGTGGGCATAACTTATGTTAATAAGTGGCTTAAAGAGGGTAAAAAACCAGAAGAAATAAAGGCGGAAATTTTAAGTGGAAGATTCAGTGGTAGATTAAAACATCCTGTTTACTGGATTTTTACAGAAGATGAAATAGGTAAATTTGCCTGGATTAACTATTTTGGTACGTGGAATTTTGAGCTCAAAAAAGGTGTGAAAAACAGCATTACACCTTTGGGTGTTTGTGTTGCTGTGGATAAGGAAAATGTTGCTTGTGGCGGCATTCGCATAAATTTAAGAACAGGTGTTGTTCGGGCGAAAGGTGCTGTTATGCTAAATAAAATAGCTTTGAATGTTAATGGTAAGTATAAAGAATTAACTTTTAATCCTGCCGGCCGGTTTTATCTTGACCTTGTAAATGTTCAGGGAAGATTATTGGGATTCATAATGGGACAGCAACCTTTTTATTCTATGTTTAATCAGATGTTTATTCTTAGGCATTATGATAGTAGGTATTTTAAGCTTGTTTATGATGATTTTCCGGTTATGGTGGCATACAGACTGGTGTCTAAATGA
- a CDS encoding glycosyltransferase family 2 protein: MISVIIPTYNAEKYIGRLLDALGNQTIKPDEIIVVDSSSLDRTVNIAVSKGVHVISIPKEEFDHGSTRTLAGKKAKGKILIYFTQDAIPVDEKAIEFLTLPFREDKKIAATYGRQIPYENTDLFGKHLRLFNYPEKSFEKNIEDSKTMGFKVAFLSNSFAAYRRECLESIGWFPENIIFGEDSVVAARLLMKGYKIKYVAEAKVYHSHSYSVIQEFRRYFDVGVFHKTQFWMLETFGKPEKEGIRYVKSELKFLLDNGAFHLLPNFFFRNFAKYLGYKMGYNFDKLPVNIRKAFSMNKHFWNKCKEKQ, translated from the coding sequence ATGATATCTGTAATAATTCCAACATATAATGCAGAAAAATACATAGGAAGGCTTCTTGATGCTCTTGGTAATCAAACTATAAAACCAGATGAGATTATTGTTGTAGATTCTTCGTCTTTGGATAGGACAGTAAATATTGCTGTTTCAAAGGGGGTACATGTTATATCTATTCCGAAAGAAGAATTTGACCACGGAAGCACGCGAACATTAGCAGGGAAAAAAGCTAAAGGAAAGATTCTGATTTACTTTACACAAGATGCTATTCCTGTTGATGAAAAAGCGATTGAATTTTTAACGCTGCCTTTTCGTGAAGATAAAAAGATAGCCGCTACTTATGGGAGACAGATTCCTTATGAAAATACCGATTTATTTGGGAAGCATTTGAGGTTATTTAACTATCCTGAAAAATCTTTTGAAAAAAATATTGAAGACAGTAAAACCATGGGATTTAAAGTGGCTTTTCTTTCAAATTCTTTTGCTGCCTATAGGAGGGAATGCCTTGAATCTATAGGATGGTTTCCAGAAAATATTATATTTGGAGAAGATTCTGTTGTTGCGGCTCGTTTACTGATGAAGGGGTACAAAATCAAATATGTTGCGGAGGCAAAGGTTTATCACTCACATTCTTATTCTGTAATTCAGGAATTTAGAAGATATTTTGATGTTGGTGTATTTCATAAAACGCAATTTTGGATGTTGGAAACATTTGGAAAACCGGAAAAAGAGGGTATTAGATATGTTAAGTCAGAACTGAAATTTCTTTTAGATAATGGAGCTTTTCATCTTTTACCCAACTTTTTTTTTAGGAATTTTGCAAAGTATCTTGGATATAAAATGGGATATAATTTTGATAAGCTACCTGTAAATATAAGGAAAGCTTTTTCTATGAATAAACATTTTTGGAATAAATGTAAGGAGAAACAGTAG
- a CDS encoding glycosyltransferase family 2 protein has product MEERTVAILMATYNGEQFLAQQLNSILTQTYKNWVLLVHDDGSEDGTVDILEEYSIKYPEKVIFINDGLKLGNAKDNFSHLIGIALEKDFEYFFFCDQDDIWIENKIEIFLQKFKQIENLREDLPILLHSDLRVVDSNLDVISDSMWRYQKLNPECKTLNYLLVQNNVTGCACAVNRALLKKAYPIGGKAIMHDWWLALVASAFGVVDFISKPTVLYRQHGKNDTGAKNVDVKYAVKKCTRKDDLVKSITKTILQAQNFLSTYEDCLKPEQRDMLRAYVQIPYVSYIGKLLTIFRFKLFKQNFLRNLGFLWYLRYVREDLYDICNNSNI; this is encoded by the coding sequence GTGGAAGAAAGGACAGTGGCAATTTTAATGGCTACTTATAATGGTGAGCAGTTTCTGGCTCAGCAGCTTAATTCCATTTTGACTCAAACTTACAAAAATTGGGTTCTTTTGGTTCATGACGATGGGTCGGAAGATGGAACAGTTGATATTTTGGAAGAGTACAGCATTAAATATCCTGAAAAGGTTATTTTTATTAATGATGGATTAAAATTGGGTAATGCTAAAGACAATTTTAGTCATCTTATTGGTATCGCTTTAGAAAAGGATTTTGAATATTTCTTTTTTTGTGATCAAGATGATATCTGGATTGAGAATAAAATAGAGATTTTTCTTCAAAAATTTAAACAAATTGAGAATTTACGTGAAGATTTGCCGATTCTTTTGCATTCTGATTTGAGGGTGGTGGATTCTAATTTAGATGTGATAAGCGATTCTATGTGGCGTTATCAGAAGCTTAATCCGGAATGTAAAACACTTAATTATCTACTTGTTCAAAATAATGTAACTGGATGTGCATGTGCTGTTAATAGGGCTTTGTTAAAAAAGGCCTATCCTATAGGTGGAAAAGCTATTATGCACGATTGGTGGCTTGCCCTTGTTGCGTCCGCGTTTGGAGTGGTGGATTTTATTTCAAAACCAACAGTGTTGTATCGGCAGCATGGAAAAAATGATACGGGTGCTAAAAATGTTGATGTAAAATATGCTGTTAAGAAATGTACACGAAAGGATGACTTAGTTAAATCTATTACTAAAACAATTTTGCAGGCTCAGAATTTTTTATCAACTTATGAGGACTGTTTGAAACCGGAACAAAGAGACATGCTTAGAGCTTATGTACAAATTCCTTATGTATCTTACATTGGTAAGTTGCTTACCATTTTTCGTTTTAAACTTTTCAAGCAGAATTTTCTGAGAAACCTTGGGTTTTTGTGGTATTTAAGATATGTAAGAGAGGATCTCTATGATATCTGTAATAATTCCAACATATAA